A single window of Chloracidobacterium sp. DNA harbors:
- a CDS encoding phosphodiester glycosidase family protein, translating to MNLLSRFRFVSLPVLVSCLIFLCALCGHSSAQDFKTLKDGVEYAEVTREVSGKVVQMNLLRLDLSKVRLDVHHAMDAAIGTEKTSSIAARHGAFAAVNAGFFRLDTSIFAGDAAGLLIIDRHLISDSTNDRIVLGLTNNKLVTEVAIGRSELTHFLFQGKREIEISGSNRELATNEIVLYTPYFHRTTLTSKTAIELIVRKDRIVKIVRSIGSSEIPTDGYVLSASGTMASELTKIARVGTLIQIGQRTHIISISHEPDPPKMEYFEDIVAGVPQLIKNGRVDITWEQEKTTKSFVETRHPRTAVAKLKDGKFLMITVDGRSETSGGIGLQDLAEYLLSLGAVDAMNLDGGGSTTMFVDGKVVNKPSDKEGERKVSDAILVTLRNPKK from the coding sequence ATGAATTTGCTTTCACGGTTTAGATTCGTGTCGCTCCCGGTTTTAGTTTCTTGCCTCATCTTTCTCTGTGCTCTCTGTGGCCATTCCTCCGCACAGGACTTTAAGACCCTTAAAGACGGCGTAGAGTACGCCGAGGTGACCCGCGAGGTGAGCGGCAAGGTGGTCCAAATGAACCTCCTCCGCCTCGATCTCAGCAAGGTCCGCCTCGATGTCCACCACGCGATGGACGCCGCCATCGGCACTGAGAAAACTTCGTCGATCGCTGCCCGCCACGGAGCGTTTGCAGCTGTAAACGCGGGTTTTTTTAGGCTTGATACAAGTATTTTTGCCGGTGATGCTGCAGGGCTTTTGATAATCGACCGCCATCTTATCAGCGACTCCACTAATGACCGAATCGTATTGGGACTTACCAATAACAAACTTGTAACTGAAGTTGCCATTGGTAGATCGGAACTTACACATTTTCTTTTTCAGGGAAAGCGTGAAATTGAAATCTCGGGATCCAATCGAGAGTTGGCCACGAATGAAATTGTTCTTTATACGCCGTATTTTCATCGAACAACGTTGACTAGCAAGACGGCAATAGAATTAATAGTTCGAAAAGACCGCATCGTAAAGATAGTTCGCAGTATTGGAAGTTCAGAAATTCCTACTGATGGTTATGTATTGTCTGCAAGCGGTACGATGGCAAGCGAATTGACCAAAATTGCTAGGGTGGGCACCCTTATTCAAATTGGTCAGCGAACGCACATTATCAGTATTTCGCACGAACCTGATCCGCCGAAAATGGAGTATTTCGAAGACATCGTCGCCGGAGTTCCTCAACTCATCAAAAACGGCCGTGTAGACATCACCTGGGAACAGGAAAAGACCACCAAGTCCTTTGTCGAAACGCGGCATCCGCGGACGGCGGTGGCTAAGCTCAAGGACGGCAAGTTTCTGATGATAACGGTCGACGGCCGGAGCGAGACGAGCGGCGGCATCGGGTTGCAGGATCTTGCGGAATATCTGCTGAGCCTCGGAGCGGTCGACGCAATGAATCTCGACGGCGGTGGTTCGACGACAATGTTTGTCGATGGCAAGGTGGTCAACAAACCGTCGGACAAAGAAGGCGAGCGAAAGGTCAGTGATGCGATCCTCGTGACGCTGCGAAACCCCAAAAAGTAA
- a CDS encoding deoxyribodipyrimidine photo-lyase, producing MRINERVIALNNKPVNSNARYVLYWMQMYKRVDNNHALIYAIRRANELKLPLVVYEGLKYYYPWASDRLHTFILEGVEEKRREFERLGIRYVFYLQKDKDSPKQTVAALAKDAALIVTDDFPCFIIPEHNRRIAERADIPVFVVDSNGVIPMSKFDKEEYAAYTIRPKIKKLLDRYLVPLANEAVDITSLGLEVDCPETLITADNIAQLVSECDIDHSVPASGHYRGGTTAGRARLSKFVNDILTDYDKARSKPDRDGSSRLSSYLHFGYLSPIEIALAVRDADAPQESIDAYLEELIVRRELSYNMTLFNPKYDTLEALPAWVHKTMREHAGDERQFTYTLEQLEAGETHDELWNAAQREMTVTGEIHNYVRMLWGKNVIAWSPSYEVAFETLVHLNNKYCLDGRNPNSYCGILWCFGKHDRPWMERAVFGQIRYMTSGSTGKKFDSKKYIEWTKCLA from the coding sequence ATGCGGATCAACGAAAGAGTCATCGCTCTTAACAACAAACCGGTAAATTCTAACGCTCGATACGTTTTGTATTGGATGCAGATGTACAAGCGTGTCGATAATAACCACGCTCTGATCTACGCGATACGCAGGGCAAATGAGCTGAAGCTGCCGCTGGTGGTTTATGAGGGGCTGAAATATTACTACCCTTGGGCGTCAGATCGTCTGCATACCTTTATTCTCGAAGGCGTTGAAGAAAAGCGTCGCGAATTTGAGCGCCTCGGCATCCGCTATGTCTTTTATTTGCAAAAGGATAAAGACTCGCCGAAACAGACGGTCGCGGCACTCGCAAAAGATGCGGCGTTGATCGTCACCGACGACTTCCCTTGCTTTATCATCCCGGAACACAATCGGCGGATCGCTGAGCGAGCAGATATTCCGGTTTTTGTGGTCGATTCGAATGGTGTTATACCGATGTCGAAATTCGACAAGGAGGAGTATGCCGCGTACACGATACGCCCAAAGATAAAAAAGCTGCTCGACCGCTATCTCGTGCCGTTGGCTAATGAAGCGGTTGATATAACAAGCCTCGGGCTGGAAGTTGATTGTCCCGAAACTCTCATCACCGCTGACAACATTGCTCAACTAGTTTCCGAGTGTGATATCGACCACAGCGTGCCGGCATCCGGCCATTATCGTGGTGGTACAACCGCCGGACGCGCTCGACTCTCCAAATTTGTGAATGACATCTTAACCGATTATGACAAAGCCCGCAGCAAACCCGACCGCGACGGTTCGTCGAGGCTGTCGTCGTATTTACATTTCGGCTATCTGTCGCCAATTGAGATCGCACTTGCCGTGCGAGATGCCGACGCGCCGCAAGAGTCGATCGACGCATATTTAGAAGAACTAATAGTCCGCCGCGAGCTGTCGTACAATATGACACTCTTTAACCCAAAATATGACACGCTTGAGGCTTTGCCCGCTTGGGTTCACAAGACGATGCGTGAGCACGCGGGTGATGAGCGGCAGTTCACCTACACGCTCGAACAGCTTGAGGCGGGCGAGACGCACGACGAACTCTGGAATGCCGCCCAGCGTGAGATGACCGTTACCGGCGAAATACATAATTACGTACGGATGCTGTGGGGCAAGAACGTCATCGCGTGGTCGCCGTCATACGAGGTCGCTTTTGAGACGCTGGTCCACCTCAACAACAAGTATTGTCTTGACGGTCGAAATCCTAATTCGTACTGCGGTATCCTTTGGTGCTTTGGAAAACACGATCGGCCGTGGATGGAGCGAGCGGTGTTTGGCCAGATCCGCTATATGACGAGCGGCAGTACGGGCAAAAAATTTGATTCGAAAAAGTACATCGAGTGGACGAAGTGTCTGGCCTAG
- a CDS encoding GNAT family N-acetyltransferase, with product MFDGDIPYFINEAFHADLVASAELDQLLAGGWRHFGTHFFRYNLGIYGGEIRRVMPLRIRLADFRLSKSQRRVLRRNAGLDVSIGPFDVAPETHDLFERHKRRFKSGVPDSIFDFIVRDAESSPTELFEITVRDGGKLVAASFFDLAERSVSAIYGCFDPDETARSLGIFTMLKVIEYATQLGFEFYYHGYAYEGTSFYDYKKRFNAVEQFDWQGNWKIITE from the coding sequence ATGTTTGACGGCGACATACCTTACTTTATCAACGAGGCATTTCACGCCGACCTCGTCGCATCCGCCGAATTGGATCAATTGCTGGCTGGCGGTTGGCGTCATTTTGGCACCCATTTTTTCAGATACAATCTAGGGATTTACGGCGGCGAGATCCGCCGGGTAATGCCGCTGAGGATCAGGCTGGCTGATTTTCGCCTGTCTAAGAGCCAGCGCCGCGTGCTCCGCCGCAACGCCGGCCTCGACGTGTCGATCGGCCCATTTGACGTAGCTCCCGAAACACACGATCTATTTGAACGGCACAAACGCCGGTTTAAGAGCGGCGTTCCGGATTCGATCTTCGACTTTATCGTTCGCGACGCCGAAAGTTCACCTACCGAGCTGTTTGAGATCACAGTCCGAGACGGCGGCAAACTCGTCGCCGCCAGCTTTTTCGACCTTGCCGAACGCTCCGTCTCGGCGATCTACGGTTGTTTTGACCCGGATGAAACGGCCCGAAGCCTCGGTATTTTCACAATGCTGAAGGTGATCGAATACGCGACCCAACTCGGGTTCGAATTCTATTATCACGGCTACGCCTACGAGGGTACGTCCTTTTACGACTACAAAAAACGATTCAACGCCGTCGAGCAATTTGATTGGCAGGGCAATTGGAAGATCATAACTGAGTGA
- a CDS encoding zinc-dependent metalloprotease, with the protein MNRITVAFCLLVAFSFGAFVITAQTPPRKSIAAVTEKMKRIDGFVPLYISADDGKIYIEVTRFGTEFLYLVSLPTGVGSNPLGLDRGQLGTTKIVTFERAGNKVLLVQPNYDFRATGDAKQKKSVEESFAKSVIWGFKVEAADGERVLIDATSFLIRDAHGVGDRLNQAKQGNYSFDESRSALYMPNTKGFPKNTEVEATVTLSTTAETGNLINQVAPTGRNVTVRERHSFVELPDDKYRPRRFDPRTGSIPISFYDYGTDINEDLEKRWILRHRLEKKDPSAAISEPVKPIVYYVDNGAPKAIQDALIEGASWWNQAFEAAGFRNAFHVRVLPPDADPMDVRYNVVNWVHRATRGWSIGDSVVDPRTGEIIKGDVTLDSQRARQDFLLGTGMAPQYASASNACDFGLLPDVDYLASTDAASDVTAMSYARIRQLSAHEVGHTLGFTHNFAASTYGRGSVMDYPAPLVEIRDGKLDLSNAYAVGIGAFDKFAVTYAYSQFSAGANESFELEKIVREGVAAGMLFLSDNDARPAGGSNPLANLWDNGADPVAMLRHEMKVRRIGLNQFGIQNIEKGAPLSELENKFLPLYLHHRYQLNAAIKSIGGSYYTFAVRTENGPNPATVTENVPAARQRDALAAALETIKPDELAIPDNILRLMPPIAYGYGSGRSELFAKRTNPMFDAVGAAEIAADLAISGLLEPNRAARSISQNARDRAYPSFREVVGALVKTAFASPASADGNQALIQRAVQSLLAERLMELAANPNAQSQVRATAAEALRSLLAMLKRKAATGDTAAHYRSIAEDIERFLKRPDAPRKQPAPLPNPPGDPIGGN; encoded by the coding sequence ATGAATCGAATCACCGTCGCGTTTTGCCTGCTCGTTGCTTTTTCATTTGGAGCCTTTGTTATTACGGCGCAGACGCCGCCGCGTAAGTCCATCGCCGCTGTTACCGAAAAGATGAAGCGGATCGATGGTTTTGTGCCGCTTTACATCAGTGCTGACGACGGCAAGATCTACATCGAAGTCACGCGGTTCGGTACTGAGTTTCTGTACCTCGTGAGCCTGCCGACCGGCGTTGGGTCTAATCCGCTCGGGCTCGATCGCGGCCAATTGGGTACGACCAAGATCGTGACGTTTGAGCGGGCGGGCAATAAGGTTTTGCTCGTCCAGCCAAATTACGATTTTCGGGCCACGGGCGATGCCAAGCAAAAAAAGTCGGTCGAGGAATCGTTTGCCAAGTCGGTGATCTGGGGTTTCAAGGTCGAGGCCGCCGACGGTGAGCGCGTCCTTATCGATGCGACGAGCTTTCTGATCCGCGATGCACACGGCGTTGGCGACCGTCTCAACCAGGCGAAGCAGGGAAACTACAGTTTCGACGAGAGCCGCAGTGCCCTCTATATGCCAAACACCAAGGGATTTCCCAAAAACACCGAAGTTGAGGCGACGGTCACGCTTTCGACCACCGCCGAGACCGGCAACCTCATAAATCAAGTTGCCCCGACGGGGCGCAATGTCACGGTTCGCGAGCGTCATTCTTTTGTGGAATTACCCGATGACAAATACCGTCCGCGTCGATTCGATCCGCGAACCGGATCGATTCCGATCAGCTTTTACGACTACGGCACAGATATCAACGAGGACCTCGAAAAGCGTTGGATCCTGCGTCATCGCTTAGAGAAAAAAGACCCAAGTGCCGCCATCAGCGAGCCCGTTAAGCCGATCGTCTATTACGTCGACAACGGCGCGCCCAAGGCGATCCAGGACGCTCTGATCGAGGGAGCAAGCTGGTGGAATCAGGCGTTTGAGGCCGCCGGTTTTCGCAACGCCTTTCACGTTCGCGTGCTGCCGCCCGATGCAGACCCGATGGACGTCCGCTACAACGTCGTCAATTGGGTCCATCGTGCGACGCGGGGTTGGTCGATCGGTGACAGCGTGGTCGATCCGCGAACGGGCGAGATCATCAAGGGCGACGTGACGCTCGACTCACAGCGTGCGCGCCAGGACTTTCTGCTCGGTACCGGAATGGCTCCGCAGTACGCATCGGCAAGTAACGCGTGCGATTTCGGCCTGTTGCCGGATGTCGATTACCTTGCCTCGACGGACGCCGCGAGTGACGTGACAGCAATGTCGTACGCCCGCATCCGCCAACTTTCGGCTCACGAGGTCGGTCATACACTCGGTTTTACACACAATTTTGCCGCAAGCACCTACGGCCGAGGTTCGGTTATGGACTACCCGGCACCGCTGGTCGAGATCCGCGACGGCAAGCTCGATCTTTCAAATGCGTATGCGGTCGGCATCGGGGCATTCGATAAATTTGCCGTCACATATGCGTATTCGCAGTTTAGTGCCGGAGCAAATGAGAGCTTTGAGCTCGAAAAGATCGTTCGCGAGGGCGTTGCTGCCGGAATGCTGTTTTTGTCCGACAATGATGCCCGCCCTGCCGGCGGATCAAACCCACTCGCTAATCTGTGGGACAACGGCGCTGACCCGGTGGCAATGCTCCGTCACGAAATGAAGGTTCGCCGCATCGGTCTGAATCAATTCGGGATCCAAAATATCGAAAAGGGAGCGCCGCTCTCCGAGCTCGAAAACAAATTCTTGCCTCTATACCTGCATCATCGCTATCAACTTAACGCAGCGATCAAGTCGATCGGCGGTTCGTACTATACGTTTGCCGTGCGGACCGAGAATGGGCCGAATCCTGCTACCGTCACCGAAAATGTCCCGGCTGCTCGCCAGCGTGACGCCCTGGCCGCCGCCCTCGAGACGATCAAACCGGACGAACTGGCGATCCCCGACAACATTCTGCGGCTGATGCCGCCAATTGCGTATGGGTATGGGTCAGGCCGATCGGAGCTTTTCGCGAAGCGGACCAATCCGATGTTTGACGCCGTCGGTGCGGCCGAGATCGCCGCCGATCTCGCCATCAGCGGATTGCTCGAGCCCAATCGTGCCGCCCGCTCTATCAGCCAAAACGCACGCGATCGGGCGTATCCGTCATTCCGCGAGGTGGTCGGTGCTCTTGTAAAAACGGCTTTTGCATCACCGGCGTCGGCAGATGGGAACCAGGCGTTGATCCAGCGTGCGGTCCAGAGCCTTTTGGCCGAAAGACTTATGGAACTTGCCGCAAACCCGAATGCGCAATCGCAAGTTCGTGCCACCGCGGCCGAGGCACTGCGTAGCCTTTTGGCGATGCTCAAACGCAAGGCAGCGACGGGCGATACAGCGGCTCATTACCGTTCAATCGCCGAAGACATCGAGCGATTTTTGAAAAGGCCTGACGCCCCGCGAAAACAACCGGCACCGTTGCCAAATCCACCCGGCGATCCGATCGGCGGTAACTGA
- a CDS encoding peroxiredoxin, whose protein sequence is MKVGDPAPDFTLKDGEGSEWSLSNYKGRTVVLLFYPGDNTPVCTAQLCSVRDHWSEYQATGAEVVGISTDSVESHSGFAEKHNLPLRLLADTDRSVSAMYDMKSWLPGRSARGVVVIDGKGKITYHKAESLSLFRPADNDVLAAIKAAQGN, encoded by the coding sequence ATGAAAGTAGGCGATCCGGCACCGGACTTCACGCTTAAGGATGGCGAAGGTTCCGAGTGGTCACTAAGTAATTACAAAGGGCGCACAGTGGTGCTGCTCTTCTATCCGGGCGACAACACGCCCGTGTGCACCGCACAGCTTTGCTCGGTCCGCGATCATTGGTCCGAATACCAGGCGACCGGTGCCGAGGTCGTCGGCATCTCGACCGACTCGGTCGAATCGCACAGCGGCTTTGCCGAAAAGCATAATCTGCCGCTGCGGCTCTTGGCCGACACGGATCGCTCGGTCTCGGCAATGTACGATATGAAATCCTGGCTGCCCGGACGCTCCGCCCGCGGCGTAGTGGTTATCGACGGCAAAGGCAAGATCACGTATCACAAGGCAGAATCCCTGAGCCTGTTTCGCCCGGCGGACAATGACGTGCTCGCGGCGATCAAGGCCGCACAAGGAAATTAA
- the clpA gene encoding ATP-dependent Clp protease ATP-binding subunit ClpA — MLTRELEQTLSLAVDEAVRHKHEFVTMEHLLFALLEDPAGRDVLLSCGAQIDEIARALQEYFEGVLEKVPGEEKVMPELTNTFQSTISYAVLQAEGSGQPSVDGANILAALYQAEQSYAVYLLLQQGITRLDVLNYIAHGISKVDPADMLPDPDFDEDQEIPPGSQRKKPLESFTVELVAKAAAGLIDPIVGRSEEIERTIQVLCRRKKNNPLYVGEPGVGKTALAEGLALKISEGNVPEVLANAKVFALDMGAVLAGTRYRGDFEQRFKAIINELKQHENSILFIDEIHTIVGAGAVSGGSMDASNILKPALAAGELRCIGSTTHAEYKAAFDRDRALARRFQRIDINEPTADETYEILKGLKRFYEAHHGVKYSNESLRTAADLAGKYINDRFLPDKAIDVIDEVGASVKLLPASRRPKKVTVQMVENTVARMAKIPPKTVVADEKVRLKSLRDDIKKTIYGQDAAIDAIVDAIQISRAGLGHETKPVGSFLFSGPTGVGKTEVAKQLAEILGVEFLRFDMSEYAEPHTVSRLIGAPPGYVGFDQGGLLTEAIMRTPHAVLVLDEIEKAHPNLFNLLLQVMDSATLTDNNGKKADFRNVILIMTTNAGARDLSSGGMGFRNSSDTKGNAKGVIERTFTPEFRNRLDAWVPFKALDMDVIKLIVDKFIKELNGQLAEKRVLVRLTEDAREWLGKNGFDARYGARPMSRLIHEKIKQPLANELLFGNLVNGGSALVDVDGEDLTLKFNQ, encoded by the coding sequence ATGTTAACGCGCGAATTAGAACAAACCCTGAGTCTGGCAGTCGACGAAGCAGTTCGGCATAAGCACGAGTTTGTGACGATGGAGCACCTGCTCTTTGCACTGCTCGAGGACCCGGCGGGCCGCGATGTTCTATTAAGTTGCGGAGCTCAGATCGACGAGATCGCACGGGCACTGCAGGAGTATTTCGAAGGCGTACTGGAAAAGGTGCCCGGCGAAGAAAAGGTGATGCCCGAGTTGACCAACACCTTTCAGTCCACGATCTCATATGCCGTGCTCCAGGCTGAGGGCAGCGGGCAACCGTCGGTCGACGGGGCCAACATTCTAGCCGCTCTTTATCAGGCCGAGCAATCGTATGCCGTTTATCTGCTGCTGCAGCAGGGTATAACTCGGCTCGACGTGCTCAATTACATCGCTCACGGCATTTCCAAGGTCGACCCGGCGGATATGTTGCCGGACCCTGATTTTGACGAAGATCAGGAAATACCGCCCGGCAGCCAACGCAAAAAGCCGCTTGAGAGCTTCACGGTCGAGTTGGTCGCCAAGGCCGCCGCAGGCCTGATCGATCCGATCGTCGGTCGCAGCGAAGAGATCGAGCGTACCATCCAGGTGCTTTGCCGCCGCAAGAAAAATAATCCGCTCTATGTCGGCGAACCCGGTGTCGGCAAGACCGCTCTGGCCGAGGGCCTCGCGCTCAAGATCAGCGAAGGCAACGTGCCCGAGGTGCTTGCCAATGCAAAGGTGTTTGCACTCGATATGGGCGCAGTGCTTGCCGGGACGCGATACCGCGGTGATTTCGAACAGCGTTTCAAAGCGATCATCAACGAACTCAAGCAGCACGAAAACTCGATCCTCTTTATAGACGAGATACACACGATCGTCGGAGCGGGAGCGGTGTCGGGCGGATCGATGGATGCTTCAAACATCCTCAAACCCGCACTTGCGGCGGGCGAACTGCGGTGTATCGGTTCGACGACTCACGCCGAATATAAGGCCGCATTTGACCGCGACCGGGCACTCGCGAGACGCTTTCAGCGGATCGACATCAACGAACCGACTGCCGACGAAACCTACGAGATACTCAAGGGGCTAAAGCGTTTCTACGAGGCTCATCACGGCGTCAAATACTCTAACGAATCGCTGCGCACTGCTGCTGACCTGGCGGGCAAGTACATTAATGATCGATTTTTGCCTGACAAGGCGATCGACGTCATCGACGAGGTCGGAGCCTCGGTCAAGCTTTTGCCCGCGAGCCGCCGTCCTAAGAAAGTGACCGTCCAGATGGTCGAGAACACGGTCGCACGGATGGCCAAGATACCGCCGAAGACGGTGGTCGCGGACGAAAAGGTTCGGCTCAAGTCGCTTCGTGATGACATCAAAAAGACGATCTACGGCCAGGACGCGGCGATCGACGCGATCGTCGACGCGATCCAGATCTCGCGGGCCGGACTCGGTCACGAGACCAAACCCGTCGGCTCATTCCTGTTTTCGGGCCCGACCGGCGTCGGCAAGACCGAGGTTGCCAAGCAATTGGCGGAGATACTCGGTGTCGAGTTTCTCCGCTTTGATATGAGCGAGTACGCCGAACCGCACACCGTCTCGCGCCTGATCGGCGCACCGCCGGGATATGTCGGATTTGATCAGGGCGGGCTTTTGACCGAGGCGATAATGCGTACGCCGCACGCCGTTTTGGTGCTCGACGAGATCGAAAAGGCTCACCCGAATCTGTTCAATCTGCTGCTCCAGGTGATGGACTCGGCCACTCTGACCGACAATAACGGTAAAAAGGCAGATTTTCGCAACGTCATTCTAATAATGACGACCAATGCCGGCGCCCGCGACCTATCGTCGGGCGGTATGGGCTTTAGAAACTCGTCCGATACCAAGGGCAATGCCAAGGGCGTTATCGAGCGCACGTTTACGCCCGAGTTTCGCAACCGGCTTGATGCCTGGGTACCCTTTAAGGCACTCGATATGGACGTCATAAAGCTGATCGTCGATAAATTTATCAAGGAATTAAATGGCCAGTTGGCCGAAAAGCGTGTTTTGGTCCGGTTGACAGAAGATGCCCGCGAGTGGCTCGGCAAAAACGGTTTCGACGCCCGCTATGGTGCCCGACCGATGTCGCGTCTGATCCACGAAAAGATCAAGCAACCGCTGGCTAATGAACTCCTGTTTGGCAATCTCGTCAATGGCGGAAGCGCTCTGGTCGACGTTGACGGCGAGGATTTGACCTTAAAGTTCAATCAGTAA
- a CDS encoding TonB family protein: MNSYTFCQTIYLALLVFSLSIVGNAQAPKSPKPIIAGVVNGKATSLPKPEYPEDARTAKTSGKVGVRVLIDEKGKVISAVTESGLENVSLRVSAEAAALKATFSPTLLSGKPVKVSGVIVYNFVAEKSNEEKLAPFAVSTFLTMVRVFATDETRLKKEFPASDPLKSQLGEYPQFETEFKAIVDLESMPAGERVGAIDRTKIAIRAKLNPSDRWQFDLGVPMGEMINEFAQFSDESDDDTPDLGKLDQSKIKLALNTINDLTLSAPTEFPPDILQKLKDLASSKPKDNGITSENVLDFYTKLAALFEIISPGVTK; this comes from the coding sequence ATGAATTCGTACACATTCTGCCAAACTATCTACTTGGCTCTCCTGGTATTTTCGTTATCCATCGTTGGAAATGCTCAGGCACCAAAATCACCAAAGCCGATCATCGCAGGAGTTGTAAATGGGAAAGCGACATCTCTTCCCAAACCCGAATACCCTGAAGACGCGCGGACCGCAAAGACCAGCGGCAAGGTGGGCGTACGAGTGTTGATCGACGAGAAAGGTAAAGTAATTTCCGCCGTAACTGAAAGTGGTCTGGAAAACGTATCGCTCCGCGTATCTGCTGAGGCGGCGGCACTAAAGGCAACATTTTCCCCGACGCTGCTTTCCGGAAAGCCAGTAAAAGTCAGCGGCGTGATCGTCTACAATTTCGTAGCGGAAAAAAGTAATGAAGAAAAATTAGCCCCCTTTGCGGTCTCGACATTTCTTACAATGGTTCGCGTGTTCGCAACCGACGAGACACGTCTTAAAAAAGAATTTCCGGCCAGCGACCCCCTTAAATCACAGCTTGGTGAATATCCTCAGTTCGAAACCGAATTTAAGGCAATTGTCGATCTCGAATCAATGCCCGCCGGAGAAAGGGTCGGTGCAATAGACCGTACAAAAATCGCCATCCGTGCGAAATTGAACCCGTCCGACCGCTGGCAGTTCGATCTCGGCGTGCCGATGGGCGAAATGATAAATGAGTTTGCTCAATTTTCGGATGAATCTGATGACGATACCCCCGATCTTGGCAAGCTGGATCAATCCAAAATAAAGCTCGCCCTCAACACCATCAACGACCTAACCCTCTCTGCCCCCACCGAATTTCCGCCTGACATCCTCCAAAAATTAAAAGACCTTGCCAGCTCAAAACCAAAAGACAACGGCATCACATCCGAAAATGTTTTGGACTTCTACACAAAACTCGCCGCCCTTTTTGAGATCATCTCGCCCGGAGTAACTAAATGA
- a CDS encoding Fe(2+)-trafficking protein gives MALFSEKFKCGRCGQKTEPIGFAPLPTELGQKIGAEMCQGCWKEWLQKQNQLINHFGIDVSNPDSHEFLFDNMKIFFYNEGVELAQIDTSQEGKVNW, from the coding sequence ATGGCTTTATTTAGTGAAAAATTCAAATGTGGACGTTGTGGGCAGAAGACCGAACCGATAGGTTTCGCACCGCTGCCGACGGAGTTGGGGCAGAAGATCGGTGCTGAGATGTGTCAGGGTTGCTGGAAAGAGTGGCTGCAAAAGCAAAATCAGCTTATCAACCACTTTGGCATCGACGTTTCAAATCCGGACTCACACGAGTTTCTCTTCGACAATATGAAGATATTCTTCTACAACGAAGGCGTAGAGCTAGCCCAGATAGACACCTCGCAAGAGGGCAAGGTCAACTGGTAA